The Arachis hypogaea cultivar Tifrunner chromosome 14, arahy.Tifrunner.gnm2.J5K5, whole genome shotgun sequence genome has a segment encoding these proteins:
- the LOC112743746 gene encoding uncharacterized protein, with amino-acid sequence MDSSSGIESNGRVPLSGVVADCVKRWFRDTLKEAKAGDINMQVLVGQMYYSGYGVPRDDQKGKIWLTRASRVRSSVWKVGDKHPGYNASDSDSDELKEDS; translated from the exons ATGGATAGTAGCAGTGGAATTGAGAGCAATGGGCGTGTGCCACTTTCAGGGGTTGTTGCAGATTGTGTGAAACGGTGGTTCAGAGACACTCTGAAAGAAGCTAAAGCTGGGGACATAAACATGCAGGTCTTGGTAGGTCAGATGTATTACAGTGGTTATGGTGTTCCCAGAGATGACCAGAAG GGTAAAATTTGGTTGACTAGAGCATCGAGGGTTAGATCTTCAGTTTGGAAAGTTGGTGATAAGCATCCAG GTTATAATGCAagtgattctgattctgatgaaTTGAAGGAAGATTCTTAA